In Sardina pilchardus chromosome 8, fSarPil1.1, whole genome shotgun sequence, the genomic window GCGAGAGCGCCGCCTGTCGTGGACCCAGTGGATTTGGGCCGTGGTGATGGCTGCTGGTGTTGTTTCCTGGAGCCCTTGGCTTTGCCCTGTGTCCCTCGGGCTCCCTCCTGAAGCTCCTCCAGCTGTTTCTCCAGCTCGCGCACCACCAGCCGCATGTAGTCGAAGCTGGCCCGCGACAGCGCCTTCACCCAGGACTCCATGCCCGCCTGGCTCTCGGCGGCCATCTTGTAGACGCGGGACCTGGCGCAGTCGAACTTGACGGCGAAGGCGAACTCCTCGGCCGACTCGCACAGCTCCACCGTGCAGCCCTCGAGCACGATGACGCCGATGGGCTCCTTGCTCTCGCGCTCCTCGAAGTAGAACAGCATGTTGCCCTTGAGGACGAACCAGCGGCGGTGGTAGGCCGTGTTCCGCTCCCCCTTCTTGAAGAGGAAGCCGGTCTTGTCCGGGGGAGAGTCGCACGTTGCATAGTGAGCCACGCTGCGTTCGTTCAGCTTCATGGTTGCATGGCCCGAGAGGAGCTGGTGATGTGGACGAAAACAGTCACAAAGGACACAAGTTAACTCCTCAgtcgagttttttttttatttgatctgTCTGCTGACCTGCTAAATTTAGGACATTTGATCTGATATGGTTTGTGAGGAATGTCTGATGAGATATTTCCCTTGATGTTTTACTGTTGCTATCCAAGACAAAAACAGAatgaaatgaggaaatgtgAAAACAACTGTTACATGATGAACAGGTGCATTTCCATGTCGTTATGGTGTAGTTCCATGTTTCCATGAAATGGTAGACACAGAACCACCATGAAGATGAATGATATGGTAGCTCCTCGTGATCTAACTAACAGACATGGTTATAATTACCATCAAGGACCATTGCCctaaaaaatgttttatgacAAAAAGCAATAAACAAAGGTCCAATGTATCAGCACGACTTGTGACTAAACACTTGTAATACAGCTTCCATCCAGCTTAATTTCAGCAGTGAACACACTCACCAATATTTCAAATCCTTTGGATGACCTTCTTAAGTCTGTGGAATGGCTTGCCTTCACTACATCTCACAACACTGGAGCTTGCCATAGCACATCACTGAATGTTTACTGTGTTGAAGGAAAAATTATAAAATGAGGAAATTGGAAACATTTAGGAGTGGATGACAGAGTGAATGAGACTGACTGACAAtgactcatacatacatacatcaacTAAAAGAAGAAAACTTTGAAAAATGGCTCAAGAAAAGGGCAACTGACAGAAATAGACAGGGTGTCTTGGAAGTAAACCCACACAAGTGACTAAATGGATGTTTCTGGTATGTAGTCAAAATGGCAAGGGCATGTGATGTCCCGCAATACAGGAGAGGTTTCAATTCGAAAAGTACGCCTTTTTCAGAGTTTACCCTGACATCCATCTCGCCCTACTTACTGTGGCACAAAGCCAACTTTAGCAGTTCAACTTAttcactgtatgtgtgaatatgtgccGTCTCAGTCTAAGATCATATCAACATCAACGTCAATAATGAACATAGAATATTTCTACAGGCTAGGTTGCTACATATTAGGAGACATGTTAATTGAATTAGTGTCGCCGATCGTTCATATCCTGATTGCTCTTTAACATTTATCCTGACATGCACCTACTTATACAGTCAATTTTAAAGTGTTAATCGTGACAACAGACACAACAAAACTATTTGCGATTGTTTCGATGCTGGGTGCAGCATCGCCAATTAGCGACATAGCTAGCATTTAGCAGTTGGTTCCAAAACAGCTGTAGGCTCCAGAATCGAGGCGCTCACCCCAATGTCGCCAATAAAAACAACCGGTCGAGGAATGGCACATCAATTGGCACACTAAGAAAGGGCGCTTTAGTTTGATGTTGGCCAAGTTTGTCCGGGTAAGCAGTCTAGTTAGCAGTACCCGACGAATTCATGGGAATTATGGACCGTTCAGTGAAATTGTGGATAACAGCGTTCACAATCCACAGCGTCAGCACATTCTCAATacttatagcctactttt contains:
- the pheta1 gene encoding sesquipedalian-1; this encodes MKLNERSVAHYATCDSPPDKTGFLFKKGERNTAYHRRWFVLKGNMLFYFEERESKEPIGVIVLEGCTVELCESAEEFAFAVKFDCARSRVYKMAAESQAGMESWVKALSRASFDYMRLVVRELEKQLEELQEGARGTQGKAKGSRKQHQQPSPRPKSTGSTTGGALAASSTTQPQGPTAGAALPAASALGQPEDAPPQSGHAKENGVAWSKPSALTNGVPETPGVVWEADGSSRGDGFRPPPVPPRRRGGSGSAQGSLESPFSPETGCFSKLHDWYGKEVSELRVEWLQSQ